From Brevibacillus marinus, a single genomic window includes:
- the hpf gene encoding ribosome hibernation-promoting factor, HPF/YfiA family: protein MKLHVRGENIEVTAALRDYVEKKLGRLDRYFDNGEVKDVNVTLRVLRGDGIIEVTIPMSGVLIRAEETHPDMYAAIDLVIEKLERQIRKYKTKINRKLRHDATTKVAMRQAESVSVLTDEEVDQEEISIVRTKRFAFKPMDPEEAVMQMDLLGHNFFVFQNSETNEVNVVYRRNDGKYGLIEPK from the coding sequence ATGAAACTGCACGTTCGTGGTGAAAACATTGAGGTTACGGCTGCTCTTCGTGACTACGTGGAGAAAAAACTCGGCCGTCTTGATCGCTACTTCGACAACGGGGAAGTAAAAGATGTCAACGTAACCTTGCGAGTCCTCCGCGGGGACGGGATCATCGAGGTCACCATCCCCATGAGCGGCGTGCTGATTCGCGCCGAAGAAACCCATCCCGACATGTATGCGGCGATCGATCTGGTGATCGAGAAGCTGGAACGGCAAATCCGCAAGTACAAGACGAAAATCAACCGCAAGCTGCGGCATGATGCGACGACCAAAGTGGCCATGCGCCAGGCGGAATCGGTCTCTGTCCTGACCGATGAAGAAGTGGATCAGGAGGAGATCAGCATCGTCCGCACCAAGCGTTTTGCTTTCAAACCGATGGATCCGGAAGAAGCGGTCATGCAGATGGATCTGTTGGGACATAATTTCTTCGTGTTCCAGAACAGCGAGACCAATGAAGTAAATGTCGTATACCGGCGAAATGATGGCAAATATGGTTTGATTGAGCCAAAATAA
- a CDS encoding cold shock domain-containing protein has translation MLGKVKWFNAEKGYGFIEREDGGDVFVHYSAIQAEGFKTLDEGQAVEFDIVEGDRGPQAANVVKL, from the coding sequence ATGCTGGGTAAAGTAAAATGGTTCAACGCTGAAAAGGGTTATGGATTCATCGAGCGTGAAGACGGCGGAGACGTGTTTGTTCACTACTCCGCGATTCAGGCGGAAGGATTCAAAACCCTGGATGAAGGTCAGGCTGTGGAGTTCGATATCGTAGAAGGTGACCGCGGACCACAAGCAGCAAACGTCGTTAAACTGTAA